TGTCTGGCAGAGGTCTCCATGGTAACCGGGTAAACAGATGCAGATCGTCGGTTCCCCGTCAACACAGGTTCCTCCGTTGAGACACGGACTCCCAGCACACGAGTCTGCCGGGAGAATAACTTATCAATAATCTATTAAAGTCATTCTGGGGGAAATCGGGTTTGGCTTCAATCTAAAATGATTGGTCCACACTTACATTTAATTAACTAAAAGATCTAATTCAATTAAGAAGTTAAAGTTAGAATGTGAAGTAAaagatcaaataaataaaacgtaatTAATTATTCAATTACAAATAAGTAAGAATTATGCAATAAAAATGTTAACTTAAAATGTCCAAAAAAGataaaatgaactaaacttaCAAGTTAAAGTAAATAATTGCAATAAAtgatcaaatacaaataaaacagtgAAATAAAGAATATGTgaataaaaagtattaaataaaatagaataatatatttatatatacataatAATTTTAAGTAAAAGTGTCAAAGACCCAATATTTTCAAACAAAAAAAGTATGaattattaatataaaataatacttaaaggaagaaaaaataataattagtaTAAGATATTTCTATAAACATAGgaatttaaagtaaaatgttgaaaatatataaaataaaaacataacagaTAAACTAAGAATTTGCCATAAAAATATCAAATAAGATAAATTGTGTATCTTATCATAAGAAGTGAAAGTAAGGGCAAACattgtaaaaatacatttaaataaacaatagaatttaaattaaaaatatccAATCAAATATtaagttaaataaaataaaacattgataTAAAAATAAGTAGTTAAAGTGAGCATGACGAAAGTACTATGTTTCTACCAGCAGAGGTAGCTGTTACATCAGGTAAGGGACCAACAGGTGAAGATGCATTGTTGACTCAGCAATAATGACAAGGTGTCAAAAAAAGGTTGCGTAACTTTTCTTTTGGGTCATGCACACGAACTGAATgtgcattaaaaaataaaaaggaataCGCTTTGATGCATTACGAAGTTTTGATctgcctttttttattttgagatGAGTGTTTGTTATGTTTCTCCAACAATGTGAAACCCTCTCACACAGAGAGGAGCTGCCAGCTTACTGTGTTACAGTTCTCAGAGAGCTAATCCCTCCATGGTGCTGAGTCAGCGGGAGGTGTTACGTTCAGCACCATCTCTCCTGATGAATCACACGTCAGAGATAAAACACGCAAACAgctgttaaaaaaaacactgtAACTTTAATCTTATACATCAAGCCTGTCTTTTTCTATTCTAGcttgttttaattgtattttcattTTAATTACTGTGTTTAATATACTTAAAGAGGTCCTATTctgcttttgggggttttccctttcctgtagtgcgtTCTTTagattttagtgcatgtaaatggtctgcaaaggctgcaATTCCTGTGTTCCCTGGTTTTAGACGGAGggcgaaaagaggtgctgcagcacaggcagtacacactgatatacacctgaacatcagcaggagaggactctttaaagtagagacactacatactgatatacacctgaacatcagcaggagaggactctttaaagtggagacactactgatatacacctgaacatcagcaggagaggactctttaaagtagagacactacatactgatatacacctgaacatcagcaggagaggactctttaaagtggagacactactgatatacacctgaacatcagcaggagaggactctttaaagtagagacactacatactgatatacacctgaacatcagcaggagaggactctttaaagtagagacactacatactgatatacacctgaacatcagcaggagaggactctttaaagtggagacactactgatatacacctgaacatcagcaggagaggactctttaaagtagagacactacatactgatatacacctgaacatcagcaggagaggactctttaaagtggagacactactgatatacacctgaacatcagcaggagaggactctttaaagtagagacactacatactgatatacacctgaacatcagcaggagaggactctttaaagtagagacactacatactgatatacacctgaacatcagcaggagaggactctttaaagtagagacactacatactgatatacacttgaacatcagcaggagaggactctttaaagtggagacactacatactgatatacacctgaacatcagcaggagaggactctttaaagtagagacactacatactgatatacacctgaacatcagcaggagaggactctttaaagtagagacactacatactgatatacacctgaacatcagcaggagaggactctttaaagtggagacactacatactgatatacacctgaacatcagcaggagaggactctttaaagtagagacactacctactgatatacacctgaacatcagcaggagaggactctttaaagtggagacactactgatatacacctggacgtCAGCAggcgaggactctttaaagtagagacactacatactgatatacacctggacgtCAGCAggcgaggactctttaaagtagagacactacatactgatatacacctgaacatcagcaggagaggactctttaaagtagagacactacatactgatatacagctgaacatcagcaggagagcactctttaaagtagagacactacatactgatatacacctgaacatcagcaggagaggactcttcaaATGTCATATGAAcgctttttaatatatatattgtagtgTTTTCTGGAGCTCAGGTACCTGCAGTATCTCTCGAGACGGCCATGGCTGAAGACCCCGGGAATATAGGCGGGGGGGTCACACCCTCTCTGGAGACCGTCGGGCCCCCGCTGTCCTCCTCACCTGGAGGCATCGTGCAGAATTTACCTGAGGGATCGTCAGTGCTGCTCTCCCCCTCTGATCCAGGATCTGTAGAGACCGTTTATTTTCTAATGCAGACAACTTCAGCTTTTTTTTTAGGCATAcagtaattctacttttactcaagtacaagatatgagtacttctacttttacacaagtacaagatctgagtacttctacttttactcaagtacaagatctgagtacttctacttttactcaagtacaagatctgagtacttctacttttactcaagtacaagttctgaatacttctacttttactcaagtacaatatctgagtacttctactttgactcaagtacaagatctgagtacttctacttttagtcaagtacaagatctgagtacttctacttctactcaagtacacgatctgagtacttctacttttagtcaagtacaagatctgagtacttctacttttactcaagtacaagttctgagtacttctacttttactcaagtacaagatctgagtacttctacttttactcaagtacaagatctgagtacttctacttttactcaagtacaatatctgagtactcctattttgactcaagtacaagatctgagtacttctacttttactcaagtacaagatctgagtacttctacttttactcaagtacaatatctgagtactcctattttgactcaagtacaagatctgagtacttctacttttactcaagtacaagatctgagtacttctacttttactcaagtacaagatctgagtacttctacttttactcaagtacaagttctgaatacttctacttttactcaagtacaatatctgagtacttctactttgactcaagtacaagatctgagtacttctacttttactcaagtacaagatctgagtatttctacttttacacaagtacaagatctgagtacttctacttttactcaagtacaagatctgagtacttctacttttactcaagtacaagttatgagtacttctacttttactcaagtacaacatctgagtacttctacttctactcaagtacacgatccgACTACTTCCCTCAGCTTTTAATGGACCTTGAAACTCACCATGCATGCTGCTGGTGgagatctcctcctcttcctcggcTGCAGGAGGCATGGCGCTGAACTCCACATCAGAGCGGGACTCCTGTAGcgtggaggaggaagaagaggaggaagaagaggaggaagaggaagaggagggacctTGCTCCCAGCCGGTGGAGAGGCCCAGTCGAGGGAGGAGCGTGATCTTAACCTCCGAGGGGGGAGGAGCGTCGGTGGCCTCCTCGCCCTCACTGTGGGCAAAAGTGGGATTTGTCAGAAAGAGCGAAGACGTGACCTCCGGGTTTCCTCCTGAGGATTCAGCTGATCCCTCTCCGCCGTCGTCGTGCTCCTTCTCCGTAGCAACAAAGTGGAAGATATTCTGGGTGGTGCTGAGGAAAACTTCTCCCAAATCCTCCTGCTTCTCCTCCAGATGTTCTGTTGTATTCTCTGTGGACGGGGGGACAGGAGCAGAGGAGGGGAAGGAGGTGACACTGGATGAGTCTGTGAGGAGGGTCTCTGCAGGGTGGAGGGGGGGAGGATGTGATGCTGCCTCCTCTGAAGAGCTGCTGGAGGTCAAATCAGCTCCATCTCCGGGGGAGGGCGACTCCGCGGAAACACCCGGAGGCTCTGCAGTGAGATCATAACCTGCAGGGAAAACAGATCAGATCAGAAATTCGAAAATGTAATTATTAGGTAGACTAAGAAGTACGATATGCAGAGttttagaagtactcagatcttgtacttgagtaaaagtacaagtactagagtgtaggaatactctgttacagcaAAAGTCCTATTTTGAGTATTAGCATCTAAATCTAGTTAAACtagcaaaagtaaaagtagtcattgtgcctctggcgataatactttaatgatcagatcaagtctgaaaatGTTCtcgcatcacagcagctccatttgaAACATCAAACAAGGACAGATGTTAAGACGCGATGCAAGGAAACAACCATTTAACTTAAGATCAGTTTATCTCCGCAATAACATGCTGAAGACCCTTTAACGTTCATTACGCCTAGGTTTTAACTCTGTATTTAACTTGAGGATTGAGGCGTCACTTCTCCTgctgttgttgtgttttgttaacTTTTTGGATCTGGAAGTGGGATAAAAAAACGGTATTCCAGTATTGTAACGACAGGAGGAACTTCTAGGTACATGTTTCACTTTAATCTTCTCTGTTCTCACCTGAAGCCGACGTAGGCAGCAGTTCAGAGGCTGCAGAGGTTTCAagaacacctgaactttgagtGACAGGCTTTTGAGTTTCCAGCTCCAGAACACGGGTCACCTGCTCCTCTTCTGTGGGGTAGATCTCAGGCTGCGGGGCGGCGGAGAGAACATCTGTTTCCTTTGCGTTCGGTGAAGATGTCTCCTCCAAGGGAGCAGCGCTGGCTTCTGAAACACTCGAGTGGACGAGCTCAGCTTCAGGAGTGTGTGAAACAGGAAGGTCCTCCACACGGGGAACACCTGGAGAGCTGCTGAGGAGCTCGTAGGCATGGGTTACAGATGTTGCATTTAAAGTATCCGTTGTTTCGGTGGCAGAAATATGAGATGCAGGTGTTGCATTTAAAGTATTCGTTGTTTCGGTGACAGAAATATGAGATCCAGATGTTGCATTTAAAGTATTCGTTGTTTCGGTGACAGAAATATGAGATCCAGATGTTGCATTTAAAGTATTCGTTGTTTCGGTGACAGAAATATGAGATCCAGATGTTGCATTTAAAGTATTCGTTGTTTCGGTGACAGAAATATGAGATCCAGATGTTGCATTTAAAGTATTCGTTGTTTCGGTGACAGAAATATGAGATGCAGGTGTTGCATTTAAAGTATTCGTTGTTTCGGCGACAGAAATATGAGATCCAGATGTTGCATTTAAAGTATTCGTTGTTTCCATGATAGATATATGAGATCCAGATGTTGCATTTAAAGTATTCGTTGTTTCGGTGACAGAAATATGAGATACAGGTGTTGCATTTAAAGTATTCGTTGTTTCGGTGACAGAAATATGGGATACAGATGTTGCATTTAAAGTATTCGTTGTTTCGGTGACAGAAATATGAGATCCAGATGTTGCATTTAAAGTATCCGTTGTTTCGGTGACAGAAATATGAGATCCAGATGTTGCATTTAAAGTATCCTTTGTTTCGGCGACAGAAATATGAGATGCAGGTGTTGCATTTAAAGTATTCGTTGTTTCGGTGACAGAAATATGAGATCCAGATGTTGCATTTAAAGTATCCGTTGTTTCGGCGACAGAAATATGAGATGCAGATGTTGCATTTAAAGTATTCGTTGTTTCGGTGACAGAAATATGAGATGCAGGTGTTGCATTTAAAGTATCCGTTGTTTCGGTGACAGAAATATGAGATCCAGATGTTGCATTTAAAGTATCCGTTGTTTCTGTGACAGAAATATGAGATGCAGATGTTGCATTTAAAGTAGTCGTTGTTTCTGTGACAGAAATATGAGATGCAGATGTTGCATTTAAAGTATCCGTTGTTTCGGCGACAGAAATATGAGATGCAGATGTTGCATTTAAAGTATGCGTTGTTTCTGTGACAGAAATATGAGATGCAGATGTTGCATTTAAAGCATCAGTTGTTTCGATGACAGTAAAAGGATGCTCTGAGGGCTCTTCAGGTGTCGTGGGTAAACTGGAGGCTCCACCAACACTTTGTGGAGAAGCTGCTGGAGACTCTTCAGTGTTTTCCTCATCAGGTGCCGGATGATATGCCTCCGGGAAgctttccttctctctctcctcccctctGGAGTCAGGATGCTCAGATGTTTGAGTGACAGACAGAGAACTGGGTGCTTCCTGGTTGTATGCGAGTGTAATCTGCTGCACAGGAACGTGTTTGAGAGGATTGTCCGTCTGGGCGTGGAAGATCTCTTCGAGGCTCTTTTCCGTCGCCTCGCTGTTGCTGAACCCCTCCTCCTCTGAAGGGTCGGTGAAGAACACGACGTCCTGGCTGATGTCCTCGCGCTCAGTGGAGAGGAAGTCCAGAGGAGAGTCTGTGTAAGGGCCGTTATCTCCTGGAATAAAGAGCAGAAATGTAATCAAAATTACTTCAACAGCTGTTAACCAAAGAGAAGTTCTAAATAATGCATATTTTGTTGATTGATGCAATAGATGAATTGCTATTAATCTAATACATCCACCCAGGTTTGttccatatttacacaaagtcaAACACTTACTTCATCAAGCTGCCAGTTTTTATACgagaaatatgttttttatcGGTCGAATTTAACTGctcttacattaacacaaaacatGAATCATCACCAAATTGTATTTAACACCCTTTTAATCTGTAAACAAGGTCTCAGGCTGGTACCATGAATAACTGCAGTGAATGTACAAAGAAGATTTAATATGTATTCAGTGTCTAAATGATAGTACGCTAATGATAATGCACACATGTACAAAGTACACACTCCCACATGTAgtcaatttgtgtgtgtgtttactctCTGAAgtttaaacataatatagggTTACCCATTCATTTCCTATGGTGGCCATTTTTGACCGGCACCATACTGtaggtgttacaaagttgaccgaacactcaaaattaaattaaagtggtgatcagcaattcaATTTGTACAAATGACTATTATGGAGAACATCATAAGGCTTTGAAGAAATCAGATAAACCCTAAAACACTATATATAAGATtcatgaaagtagtaaatcggtcagttTTGAACCAGTTTTTTTGTAAGATAAGTGGGAGGAATTGCTTTAAATCTTCAACATGTCTCTCACGTTTGAAGCAGTAGACGTCGTGCAGAGTGTGGGGCTCGGGGAAGCCGGTCTGGTTGCTGTAGCGATACACGGTCCTGACCCCaggctccccccccccacagcgCTCCCTAGGGGTGACGATGGGGTATCGTACGCTGCCGTCCGCCAGCCACCCCGGGCTGCAGAGGTTCAGGCCGTCGCTCCAGGCGGCGTAGAGCTGAGCCGTGGTGACCAGCTCCGCCCCGTGACTCAGGCAGAATGCCTTCGCCTGCCAGAAGGTGAAGCGCTGGGGGGCGGGGTCATGGAACACCTCACCTGTACACAAGAGGAAAGGTGTCAAGATCTCAGAGACGTCAGGGGGTTGTTGTAGTTTAGTTTAGATAGCTCAAAATGGCACATCAGATAACGAAAGTTATATACGGCACGGatacatgacttcacatcaccaccgctaagctaaaggcggctaatgttggcctataaaggaactacagcacggtccagtggcggactggccatcgggacgttcgggacgaatcccgatgggccggtactgaagttggccggtcggacgatgtgggccggtcgAATAAGTCACTAGTagcctctctccccccccccccacgtcgacaatttactagcgggtACCGagatgggccggtcggataaatcactagcaccccccttcTCTTGCTTTATGGTCTGTTACACCAAAAAGTATTCATTCTTTATGGAGCTGGTTTAGATCAGAGGGACTTTGCGTCAGTTGAAAACGCCTCCTACTTTCTAAACTATCACTGTAGGTTTTTTTTAGCATTTCATTGAAACTAaaccaaacaaaaacaaaagagcACAGAACAGGAGTGTAAGGGGGTTAAACTGGGATTCGTTTAACACTCCAGTACTAATCCCAGTAATTAAAACTGCTGGAAAAAACTTTTGAGTAACACTCTTTATCGTTCATTCAACGTTCATATCGATCTAAAATCTGCAAAATCTGATAAAACCATAATAAAACACATAATAAAGCATTTGATTGATCTTTACTTTCACTCAAAATATCGAAGTTTTTCCACGATAGGTGATTTTGTGAGTTAGTTATTTGTAGTTACCATCGATATTCTCCACGTAGCAGTAGACGTCGTACAGCTCGTCGGGCTCTAACATCCCATAATTCCTCACTCCCGGTAATCCATCCATGTCTCCGAAGCATCCCTCTCTGGGCATCTGGATCGGATACCTGCGCGGAAAATATCAATTACTGCAAATTCACAACTCGATACGGTATGTCTCCAACATTATTGCATTAAATGTTGAGGCCCTTTTCTGATCATTTTCaaattcatatcagtatgtagtaaggatgtaacgatatatcgaatatcgcggtaaataaatgtctcaataccgtcatgagactgacaaaatataccgcgttttttttttgtaataattattattttttttaaacctttattcaaccagatgattccattgagatcatcaatctctttttcaagggagacctgtccagcatggcagcaagtaggttacaacatgaacataaaacaacagataacaataaaggacatggtATTTACACAGGGCTACATTTCACACCTAGAGACatggacaagtaccaacagtatatttatatcccTGTCAATacgcctcaccttcttggcaacaacgttattgtttttgaagtggtggagagacaatgcacagtttgacccactgctgtatCCAGGGCCAAAGCAtgtctctctgtcccagcaacatcagtaccgaGCGAGAGAGttgtttccacagcagggggttttgtaaacgcccaaacatcccagcttctacctggacaTGTGGACGTGCTCATATTCCTAcaagataaccttgatgatgctgagtgagagagtgagtgagtgagtgagcgagtgagcgagtgagtgagtgagtgagttagagttgagttacttgaaaaactaaagtgaaacttgatttattctattgcagggtctgattattatattgttgacactttaaaatactactattcgactaaaatgctgtacaaatcagatttattatttaataaagaaaaaaaatacaagtaaaaaaaaaaagaattcacattttttttctttatttttcaatatcgcgataaatatcgtaccgtggactttttatcgcaatattatcgtaccgtgagtttttggtatcgttacatccctagtatgtagtgcctctactgtgacatgtctctcccgtgattaaacgccatattatgttccaaaccacatcaaggattatttctgaaacagtatggagctcaaactctttctctctctcaggtttaccacaaggcgggttcctttttatttcctgcttcttcacacacactctctccagtacaggttagctctgagtgttagcgatgcttgctaatgtaaacaaagaccatattacgtccaaaacacatcgtgcattgtttctgatagcaacgtttctgataggcccgcccacatttcagatattacatcatatcggacgcaaatctggatcagctccgttgttcccccgtttctagagatttgggtacggaggaaaagagagagggttttattttctgacactttgtgagttccctgactcaCTGGGGACACATCTTTATGTCTAAAACACATCaagaagtgcattttgcatgataggtcccctttaaatgatTATATGATAATTTGACACTTCTTCTCTCACCTCACGGAGCGGTCGGAGAGCCAGCCGGCATCACACTGCTCGTATCCGCTGTGGTACGCGGCCTCCAGCTGCTCCGGAGACGCCATCTCCGCCCCGATCTCTGCGCAGGCGTCTCTTGCTTGCTCAAAGGTGAAGGTGTACCTGCTGGAGGCGTCACGATAGAGGAACACCACACCTGGGAGAAGAAAAGCAGCAATTTTAGAAATCTGGGTTTTGTGTTAAAGTTCAAATCAAAATACATAGATATTAGAAGTTAATCATCTCCAATCTTTTGTTCAAAAGGACAAGATAACATATTGCTGTAGTTCCTGTACAGCCAAGCCATAGCCTTttactttaaaggtctcctatcatgcaaacttcacattttgatgtattttatgcataaatatgtgtcctttAAAACCTGTACTCCACCACTGTATAACACATTTTAATCATGGCAACAAATCTTGCTTTGCTTGAATGTTTTACTTTTTGGATTTAAGTGTTTTGATATTTATGAATTTAAGATTTTTTCCAGTGTCCCCCTCACCTTTGACCTTGACCTGGGCGAGGGCGTGGGCGTCCTCCAGCCCCTGCGTCACTTCGCAGCGGTAGAACCCGGTGTCGTTGTGCTGCAGGCGCTCCAGCCGCAGCGTGAGGTCTGCGGGGGACGAGGCGTAGTGCGGCAGCGAGGCCCGGTCCCTGAACGCCTCGCTGACCCTCACCCTGTCCCCCCGCGCCACCAGGATCTCCGCCTCGTGGCCCTGAGTCAGGACGCTCCATTTGACCCGGGGCAGCGTCAGCACGGCGTGGCGCCCGTTGGAGGAGGCGGAGGGCGGGGGGGGCAGAGACACCAGGCAGGGCAGCGT
This genomic window from Pseudochaenichthys georgianus chromosome 16, fPseGeo1.2, whole genome shotgun sequence contains:
- the bcan gene encoding brevican core protein → MKLDVSLPVLLLLSTCVHLTTSSTHLQDSDGSQLLQVSIPSPPPVPPVLGGSLTLPCLVSLPPPPSASSNGRHAVLTLPRVKWSVLTQGHEAEILVARGDRVRVSEAFRDRASLPHYASSPADLTLRLERLQHNDTGFYRCEVTQGLEDAHALAQVKVKGVVFLYRDASSRYTFTFEQARDACAEIGAEMASPEQLEAAYHSGYEQCDAGWLSDRSVRYPIQMPREGCFGDMDGLPGVRNYGMLEPDELYDVYCYVENIDGEVFHDPAPQRFTFWQAKAFCLSHGAELVTTAQLYAAWSDGLNLCSPGWLADGSVRYPIVTPRERCGGGEPGVRTVYRYSNQTGFPEPHTLHDVYCFKRDNGPYTDSPLDFLSTEREDISQDVVFFTDPSEEEGFSNSEATEKSLEEIFHAQTDNPLKHVPVQQITLAYNQEAPSSLSVTQTSEHPDSRGEEREKESFPEAYHPAPDEENTEESPAASPQSVGGASSLPTTPEEPSEHPFTVIETTDALNATSASHISVTETTHTLNATSASHISVAETTDTLNATSASHISVTETTTTLNATSASHISVTETTDTLNATSGSHISVTETTDTLNATPASHISVTETTNTLNATSASHISVAETTDTLNATSGSHISVTETTNTLNATPASHISVAETKDTLNATSGSHISVTETTDTLNATSGSHISVTETTNTLNATSVSHISVTETTNTLNATPVSHISVTETTNTLNATSGSHISIMETTNTLNATSGSHISVAETTNTLNATPASHISVTETTNTLNATSGSHISVTETTNTLNATSGSHISVTETTNTLNATSGSHISVTETTNTLNATSGSHISVTETTNTLNATPASHISATETTDTLNATSVTHAYELLSSSPGVPRVEDLPVSHTPEAELVHSSVSEASAAPLEETSSPNAKETDVLSAAPQPEIYPTEEEQVTRVLELETQKPVTQSSGVLETSAASELLPTSASGYDLTAEPPGVSAESPSPGDGADLTSSSSSEEAASHPPPLHPAETLLTDSSSVTSFPSSAPVPPSTENTTEHLEEKQEDLGEVFLSTTQNIFHFVATEKEHDDGGEGSAESSGGNPEVTSSLFLTNPTFAHSEGEEATDAPPPSEVKITLLPRLGLSTGWEQGPSSSSSSSSSSSSSSSTLQESRSDVEFSAMPPAAEEEEEISTSSMHDPGSEGESSTDDPSGKFCTMPPGEEDSGGPTVSREGVTPPPIFPGSSAMAVSRDTADSCAGSPCLNGGTCVDGEPTICICLPGYHGDLCQTDVELCEAGWQKFQSFCYRHFVKRQSWEAAEQHCRMCGGHLLSVMTPEEQLHINERDKEYQWIGLNDRTIEGDFRWSDGNPLLYENWFAGQPDSYFLSGEDCVVMVWHDGGRWSDVPCNYHLSYTCKKSASSCGELPRVPGAKVFGKKRLRFETNSRVRYYCEDGFLQKLNPVISCLPSGQWEEPLITCIQVPSKEEDPVTSLPVRREEVTEVTETVTEKTVWLF